In one window of Zestosphaera sp. DNA:
- a CDS encoding Mrp/NBP35 family ATP-binding protein, with protein MERRGPGIRVPPVIMDQRRQAALEKLKNVKYVVAITSGKGGVGKSFIASNLALTMRILGYEVGLMDIDFHGPSAPKMLGIRGQRLIALSNGIQPAQGPLGLKVMSLDFLLEDDDTPVIWRGPIKTTAIFQFVTDVSWGNLDFLIIDMPPGTGDEAITVAQEIPKIDGVVFVTIPSEVSVLVVGRSITFYKRLGRRPVGIIENMSSFYCPDSGKTYRVFGKGSGKTLSDKYGIPLLAEIPLDPRIGEANDEGRPYVLAYPESPITKSFAEAAEKVKEILESIKSEDTEKSTN; from the coding sequence GTGGAGAGAAGAGGTCCAGGCATAAGAGTACCTCCAGTCATTATGGACCAGCGTAGGCAGGCAGCGCTAGAGAAACTCAAGAACGTCAAGTACGTGGTAGCGATTACTTCAGGTAAGGGTGGTGTGGGGAAGTCATTCATTGCTTCAAACCTGGCACTAACTATGAGGATTCTAGGGTATGAGGTCGGGTTAATGGATATAGACTTTCACGGACCTTCAGCTCCTAAAATGCTGGGTATTAGAGGTCAGAGACTCATAGCTTTATCTAACGGCATACAGCCTGCTCAAGGACCTTTAGGACTTAAAGTAATGTCTCTAGATTTCCTCTTAGAAGATGACGACACTCCAGTCATCTGGAGAGGACCTATAAAGACTACAGCTATATTCCAGTTCGTGACTGACGTGTCGTGGGGTAACCTAGACTTCTTAATCATAGACATGCCTCCCGGCACCGGAGACGAGGCCATAACCGTAGCTCAGGAGATACCGAAGATAGACGGCGTAGTCTTCGTCACAATACCTTCAGAAGTCTCAGTCCTCGTTGTCGGCAGGTCAATAACTTTCTATAAGCGTTTGGGCAGGAGGCCTGTGGGCATCATAGAAAACATGTCGTCTTTCTACTGCCCTGACTCAGGAAAGACGTACAGGGTCTTCGGCAAAGGTTCTGGCAAGACACTCTCAGACAAGTACGGCATACCACTCTTAGCTGAAATACCTTTAGACCCGAGAATAGGTGAAGCAAACGATGAGGGCAGACCCTATGTGCTGGCCTACCCTGAATCACCTATCACTAAATCGTTCGCTGAGGCAGCTGAGAAAGTCAAGGAGATTCTTGAGTCAATAAAGAGCGAAGACACTGAAAAAAGTACTAACTAG
- the speE gene encoding polyamine aminopropyltransferase, giving the protein MSEVGLGLNVIQGVGNSTVMVMKVKNVYVAAKTRYQEVQIVDLEEFGRALVLDGYVQSTEADEFLYHESLVQPAMTTHPNPARVLVIGGGEGATLREVLKHNTVVEAVMVDIDGELVEFAKKYLEVMHRGSFSDPRAKVLIMDGLKYVEEAPRNYYDVVISDLTDPYGPEISRKLYSVEFYAKTKKLLRDGGVLVTQAGNSFFFPEVYEEIVSNLKNVFKIVREYWTWIPSFGYACNYVIASDEHDPLKLGPEDVDKTLKSRGVVNKYYDGRQHSAMFASRVVIGYKKKPS; this is encoded by the coding sequence GTGAGTGAGGTTGGGTTAGGGCTAAACGTGATTCAAGGTGTCGGTAACTCTACAGTCATGGTGATGAAGGTTAAGAACGTGTACGTAGCTGCCAAGACTAGATATCAGGAGGTCCAGATAGTAGATCTTGAAGAGTTTGGTAGGGCTTTAGTTCTGGACGGGTACGTGCAGTCTACCGAGGCTGACGAGTTTCTCTATCACGAGTCTTTAGTGCAGCCAGCGATGACTACTCATCCGAACCCGGCTAGGGTTCTAGTCATTGGTGGTGGTGAGGGCGCGACTTTAAGAGAAGTCCTGAAACACAACACAGTTGTTGAGGCTGTTATGGTCGACATAGATGGTGAGTTAGTAGAGTTTGCTAAGAAGTACTTAGAAGTCATGCATAGAGGGTCTTTCAGCGACCCCAGAGCTAAGGTCTTAATAATGGATGGACTCAAGTACGTTGAGGAGGCGCCGCGAAACTACTACGACGTAGTCATTAGTGACCTCACAGACCCTTACGGCCCAGAAATTAGCAGGAAGCTTTACTCTGTGGAATTCTACGCTAAGACTAAGAAGCTGTTGAGGGATGGCGGGGTATTAGTGACTCAAGCAGGCAACTCTTTCTTCTTCCCTGAGGTCTACGAAGAGATAGTGAGTAACTTGAAGAATGTCTTCAAGATAGTGAGAGAGTACTGGACTTGGATACCTTCATTCGGCTATGCCTGCAACTACGTAATAGCTTCAGACGAGCACGACCCCCTAAAGCTAGGGCCTGAGGACGTGGACAAGACTCTCAAGAGTCGGGGCGTGGTAAACAAGTATTATGATGGGCGCCAGCACAGCGCGATGTTCGCTAGCAGGGTAGTCATCGGTTATAAGAAGAAACCTAGTTAG